A genomic stretch from Rhabdothermincola salaria includes:
- a CDS encoding efflux RND transporter permease subunit, with amino-acid sequence MNALLDVLARFARERPGRVLVSLAALTVVLATFAGQATSDTELTAFAPDSESAAALDRVQEDFGAGGATLQVVVDAGPDGDVLTADGIQAAARVEEAIAGSGVELGDQAEPIRSFALPVEATLDAQGIDVQEATDAQIAAAVAVVGDQMAPLLSTDADLEAGRAAAGLVIVSFPSTMTDAEVADASLVLADVVEDAPAVDGIVVEPYNASVFNDALQRQSEEEMPRLLLLSFALIFVILLFQFRSASDVLLGLAGLVITVVWTFGFGVLLGPDYLGVVGAFSQIALIVPVLLVGLGIDYAIHLTSRYREERRHGQVPSMASSMAVRTVGGALVLATLTTVVGFLTNLASPLPPIADFGIFIAVGVLSAFVIMTMLVPAARNLLDTRAVRREAAGGRPARRRAADERPNVLSRLSGRLAAVAERAPKVALAVALVVSLGAVGAATQVETTFSQDDFIPPDSEIGLLLDRIETRFGGELTESTFVVLDGPVATPEALAAMLEVQRDVDGIAGVRVTGGDLAGDSIAGLVATLSADPALAGQFAALGYDAADGVAPDADVAGLYQLVRSLAPSQAPRLLAADDEAAVIVVPTSAGQEGASDLVEAVAQRTGPLAEAGLTSVVTSEPLVNDESFDALQASQTQGMAITLVAALLLLVSYYGLKERKPVLGVITMVPSMAVVSWVLGTMWLLGISFNVLTAMVASIAIGIGVPFGIHVTHRFLEDRRRYDTVDEAIRMTVTHTGGAMAGSALTTAAGFGVLLFGSLVPMQQFGLIVAITILYSFVAAILIQPACLKLWADWRVRKGDVVELDDHERRSETASIGEPTPVGAR; translated from the coding sequence GTGAACGCTCTGCTCGACGTCCTCGCCCGCTTCGCCCGAGAGCGCCCCGGTCGGGTGCTGGTGTCCCTCGCCGCGCTCACCGTGGTCCTGGCCACCTTCGCCGGACAAGCCACCTCCGACACCGAGCTGACCGCCTTCGCCCCCGACAGCGAGTCGGCCGCCGCCCTCGACCGGGTCCAGGAGGACTTCGGTGCGGGCGGGGCCACGTTGCAGGTGGTGGTCGACGCCGGTCCCGACGGCGACGTCCTGACCGCCGACGGGATCCAGGCGGCGGCGCGGGTCGAGGAGGCCATCGCCGGCAGCGGGGTGGAGCTCGGCGACCAGGCCGAGCCGATCCGCTCCTTCGCCCTCCCCGTCGAGGCCACCCTCGACGCTCAGGGGATCGACGTGCAGGAGGCCACCGACGCCCAGATCGCTGCGGCCGTGGCCGTGGTGGGTGACCAGATGGCACCCCTGCTGTCGACCGACGCCGACCTCGAAGCGGGACGCGCGGCCGCGGGCCTGGTCATCGTCTCGTTCCCCTCCACCATGACCGACGCCGAGGTGGCCGACGCCTCCCTCGTCCTGGCCGACGTGGTGGAGGATGCTCCGGCCGTCGACGGCATCGTCGTGGAGCCCTACAACGCGTCGGTCTTCAACGACGCCCTGCAGCGCCAGTCCGAGGAGGAGATGCCCCGGCTGTTGCTGTTGTCCTTCGCGCTGATCTTCGTGATCCTGCTGTTCCAGTTCCGCTCCGCCAGCGACGTGCTCCTCGGCCTGGCCGGGCTCGTGATCACCGTCGTGTGGACCTTCGGCTTCGGGGTGCTCCTCGGCCCCGACTACCTGGGAGTGGTGGGGGCCTTCTCGCAGATCGCGCTCATCGTGCCCGTCCTCCTGGTCGGCCTGGGCATCGACTACGCCATCCACCTCACCTCGCGCTACCGCGAGGAGCGTCGCCACGGGCAGGTCCCGTCCATGGCCTCGTCGATGGCCGTGCGCACCGTCGGTGGTGCTCTGGTGCTGGCCACGCTCACCACCGTGGTGGGCTTCCTCACCAACCTGGCCTCGCCCCTACCGCCCATCGCCGACTTCGGGATCTTCATCGCCGTGGGCGTGCTCTCGGCCTTCGTCATCATGACGATGCTCGTGCCCGCTGCCCGCAACCTGCTCGACACCCGAGCGGTCCGCCGTGAGGCGGCAGGCGGCCGACCGGCGCGGCGACGGGCGGCGGACGAGCGTCCCAACGTGCTCTCACGCCTCAGCGGTCGGCTGGCGGCGGTGGCCGAGCGCGCCCCCAAGGTCGCTCTCGCCGTGGCCCTGGTCGTCAGCCTGGGCGCCGTCGGGGCCGCCACCCAGGTCGAGACCACGTTCAGCCAGGACGACTTCATCCCCCCCGACTCCGAGATCGGGCTCCTGCTCGACCGCATCGAGACGCGCTTCGGGGGAGAGCTCACCGAGAGCACCTTCGTGGTGCTCGACGGCCCCGTGGCGACCCCCGAGGCGCTCGCGGCCATGCTCGAGGTCCAGCGCGACGTCGACGGCATCGCCGGGGTGCGCGTCACCGGTGGCGACCTGGCCGGCGACTCCATCGCCGGCCTGGTGGCCACGCTGTCCGCCGACCCGGCCCTGGCCGGGCAGTTCGCCGCACTCGGCTACGACGCCGCGGACGGGGTGGCGCCGGACGCCGACGTGGCCGGCCTCTACCAGCTGGTGCGGTCCCTGGCTCCGAGCCAGGCGCCGCGCCTGCTCGCCGCCGACGACGAGGCCGCGGTGATCGTGGTGCCCACCTCCGCCGGCCAGGAGGGCGCCAGCGACCTGGTGGAGGCAGTGGCCCAGCGAACCGGCCCGCTCGCCGAGGCCGGGCTCACCTCGGTCGTCACCTCCGAGCCGCTGGTGAACGACGAGTCCTTCGACGCCCTGCAGGCCAGCCAGACCCAGGGCATGGCCATCACCCTCGTGGCGGCGCTGCTCCTGCTCGTCTCCTACTACGGGCTCAAGGAACGCAAGCCCGTCCTGGGGGTCATCACCATGGTCCCGTCGATGGCCGTGGTGTCCTGGGTGCTCGGGACCATGTGGCTGCTGGGCATCAGCTTCAACGTGTTGACCGCCATGGTCGCCAGCATCGCCATCGGCATCGGCGTCCCCTTCGGGATCCACGTCACCCATCGCTTCCTCGAGGACCGTCGTCGCTACGACACCGTCGACGAGGCGATCCGGATGACGGTGACCCACACCGGCGGCGCCATGGCCGGTTCGGCCCTCACCACGGCGGCGGGGTTCGGTGTGCTCCTCTTCGGGTCCTTGGTGCCGATGCAGCAGTTCGGCCTGATCGTGGCCATCACGATCCTTTACTCGTTCGTCGCCGCCATCCTCATCCAACCGGCCTGCCTGAAGCTGTGGGCCGACTGGCGGGTGCGCAAGGGCGACGTGGTCGAGCTGGACGACCACGAACGGCGCTCCGAGACGGCCTCGATCGGCGAGCCGACGCCAGTGGGAGCACGCTGA
- a CDS encoding sensor domain-containing diguanylate cyclase, whose translation MDEDSPVGEVPIDDEFLAELVRNSPDPYVVIDASFVLRWASTDAVMFVGRPAEQLVGVGALDLVAPHDHATALAAVHEFRRAGELGEGWTGPPIIIDLLHADGRVVPTEVLGVPFPQPDFDGVVARLRPAKDMVALDRAVEALVACDDLDEVLVDIIEVLELQFPASRAAVGLEWDGEGFGRVVGDAGCCTVLTAEATAAHPTLWEELLQAGAPLAVDDPAQLGSAFAAGAASLAAVGCWLFPFVADGSAGALVVWRTLPGPLALHHQRAIERLVRLVQLALTTHRARVALVARSHTDPLTGLANRFGLADRLSELGRQGSEHTVGLLYCDVDDFKPVNDRYGHTTGDHVLEVVARRLAGAARRDDLVARIGGDEFVVVCPGTDQGALDRMVARVRDAFDEPISADGACVDLTVSVGAAVLPEDWGDHPIDTVLDHADQALLQAKARRRRP comes from the coding sequence GTGGACGAGGACAGCCCGGTCGGGGAGGTGCCGATCGACGACGAGTTCCTCGCCGAGCTCGTCCGCAACAGCCCTGACCCCTATGTCGTCATCGATGCCTCGTTCGTGCTGCGCTGGGCCAGCACGGATGCGGTCATGTTCGTGGGACGGCCGGCCGAGCAACTGGTCGGCGTCGGGGCGCTCGACCTGGTCGCCCCCCACGATCACGCCACCGCGCTCGCGGCCGTCCACGAGTTCCGACGGGCGGGCGAGCTGGGGGAGGGATGGACAGGACCCCCGATCATCATCGACCTGCTCCACGCCGACGGACGTGTCGTCCCGACCGAGGTGCTCGGAGTGCCGTTCCCACAGCCCGATTTCGACGGCGTGGTGGCTCGACTCCGACCGGCGAAGGACATGGTGGCGCTCGATCGGGCGGTGGAGGCGCTCGTCGCGTGCGACGACCTCGACGAGGTCCTCGTCGACATCATCGAGGTGCTCGAGCTGCAGTTCCCGGCGTCGCGGGCGGCCGTCGGGCTCGAATGGGACGGCGAGGGCTTCGGCCGGGTCGTCGGAGATGCCGGCTGCTGCACGGTCCTCACCGCCGAGGCCACGGCTGCCCACCCCACCCTCTGGGAGGAGCTGCTGCAGGCCGGCGCACCCCTGGCGGTCGACGACCCGGCGCAGCTCGGGTCCGCGTTCGCGGCGGGCGCAGCGTCGCTCGCCGCCGTCGGGTGCTGGCTGTTCCCGTTCGTGGCCGACGGCTCTGCCGGGGCCCTGGTCGTGTGGCGCACGCTGCCCGGTCCGCTGGCCCTGCACCACCAGCGGGCCATCGAGCGCCTGGTCCGGCTCGTGCAGCTGGCCCTGACGACGCACCGGGCCCGGGTCGCGCTCGTGGCCCGGTCCCACACCGACCCGCTCACCGGCTTGGCCAACCGCTTCGGTCTGGCCGACCGCCTCTCGGAGCTCGGTCGCCAGGGCTCCGAGCACACCGTCGGGCTGCTCTACTGCGACGTCGACGACTTCAAGCCGGTCAACGACCGCTATGGCCACACCACCGGTGACCACGTGCTCGAGGTCGTGGCTCGACGTCTGGCGGGGGCGGCGCGACGCGACGACCTGGTGGCCCGCATCGGCGGCGACGAGTTCGTCGTGGTCTGCCCGGGTACGGACCAGGGCGCCCTCGACCGGATGGTCGCACGGGTCAGGGACGCGTTCGACGAGCCCATCAGCGCCGACGGCGCCTGCGTCGACCTCACCGTGAGCGTGGGTGCGGCGGTGCTGCCCGAGGACTGGGGCGATCACCCGATCGACACGGTGCTCGACCACGCCGACCAGGCGCTGCTCCAGGCCAAGGCCCGCCGCCGCCGCCCCTGA
- a CDS encoding DHA2 family efflux MFS transporter permease subunit, with the protein MVTERVGGEAGGASDVEADPRRWLILLVLCLSLFMVVMGNTVLNIALPEISDALTATASQLQWMVDAYSLVFAGLLFTAGSLGDRFGRKGALTGGLVVFGLGSFSATLADSADGVIAARAIMGLGAAFVMPATLSILTHVFPPHERAKAIGAWAGVAGAAGAVGPVTSGWLLEHFAWPSVFWLNVPVVVVALLAGAVLVPRSRHPDRVPLDPVGALLSVGMIGSLVYGVIEAPVYGWTDPLILAAFVVAAVLLAAFVVWELRHDHPMLDVRLFGNGGFTGGSLAIAMMFFGMFGLFFLLTQYLQLVRDYTALQAGIRTLPFAVAMMVAAPSSAHLAARFGTRRVVAGGMATAGTGMALLALTAGVGSSYPLLAACLVVLATGMGLTMAPATATIMASLPHEKAGVGSAMNDTNRELGGALGVAVIGSLASTLYASSVRDALPDLPPDLTDRVTSSLSEALRVAGELGADGAGVVDAARQSFVDGMSWALGLGAAVILVGAVVVRLVIPARPPVSAPVEVPVNADD; encoded by the coding sequence ATGGTGACCGAACGCGTGGGCGGCGAAGCAGGCGGGGCGAGCGACGTGGAGGCCGATCCGCGCCGGTGGCTCATCCTCTTGGTGCTGTGCCTCAGCCTGTTCATGGTGGTGATGGGCAACACCGTGCTCAACATCGCCCTGCCGGAGATCTCCGACGCCTTGACCGCCACCGCGTCGCAGCTGCAGTGGATGGTCGACGCCTACTCGTTGGTGTTCGCCGGGCTCCTCTTCACCGCCGGCTCCCTGGGCGACCGCTTCGGGCGCAAGGGAGCCCTCACCGGTGGCCTCGTCGTGTTCGGGCTCGGTTCGTTCTCGGCCACGTTGGCGGACTCGGCCGATGGGGTGATCGCGGCCCGGGCGATCATGGGGCTCGGGGCGGCGTTCGTGATGCCCGCCACCCTGTCGATCCTCACCCACGTCTTCCCGCCCCACGAGCGGGCCAAGGCCATCGGGGCCTGGGCCGGGGTGGCGGGTGCCGCCGGTGCGGTCGGCCCGGTCACCAGCGGCTGGCTCCTCGAGCACTTCGCGTGGCCCTCGGTCTTCTGGCTCAACGTGCCCGTGGTGGTCGTGGCCCTCCTCGCGGGAGCCGTGCTGGTCCCCCGGTCCCGCCACCCCGACCGGGTGCCGCTCGACCCGGTCGGCGCCCTGCTGTCGGTGGGCATGATCGGCTCGCTGGTCTACGGCGTGATCGAAGCCCCCGTCTACGGCTGGACCGACCCGCTCATCCTGGCCGCCTTCGTCGTGGCGGCCGTGCTGCTGGCCGCGTTCGTGGTGTGGGAGCTGCGCCACGACCACCCGATGCTCGACGTGCGACTGTTCGGCAACGGTGGCTTCACGGGGGGCAGCCTGGCCATCGCCATGATGTTCTTCGGGATGTTCGGGCTCTTCTTCCTGCTCACCCAGTACCTGCAGCTGGTGCGTGACTACACGGCCCTGCAGGCCGGCATCCGCACGTTGCCCTTCGCCGTCGCCATGATGGTGGCCGCCCCCAGCTCGGCCCACCTCGCCGCCCGCTTCGGTACCCGTCGAGTGGTGGCGGGCGGCATGGCCACGGCCGGCACGGGCATGGCGCTGCTGGCCCTCACCGCCGGGGTGGGGTCGTCGTATCCGTTGTTGGCTGCCTGCCTGGTGGTGCTGGCCACCGGCATGGGGCTGACCATGGCCCCGGCCACCGCCACCATCATGGCCTCGCTGCCCCACGAGAAGGCGGGCGTGGGCTCGGCGATGAACGACACCAACCGCGAACTGGGTGGGGCCCTCGGCGTCGCCGTGATCGGCAGCCTGGCCTCGACCCTCTACGCGTCGTCGGTGCGTGACGCGCTGCCGGACCTCCCCCCGGACCTCACCGACCGGGTGACGTCCTCGCTCTCCGAGGCGCTGCGGGTGGCCGGCGAGCTCGGTGCCGACGGCGCCGGGGTGGTGGACGCCGCCCGCCAGTCGTTCGTCGACGGCATGAGCTGGGCCCTGGGCTTGGGGGCCGCGGTGATCCTCGTCGGTGCCGTGGTCGTGCGCCTGGTCATCCCGGCGCGCCCCCCGGTGTCGGCCCCCGTCGAGGTCCCGGTGAACGCCGACGACTGA
- a CDS encoding TetR family transcriptional regulator, with product MRTASDIRNTAGLRERNRERNRAELAAAALQLFTERGFDEVTVDDIAEAAGVSRRTFFRYFESKEDAVLPYEEERIDQLREALAQRPAHETVLATIRRVTTAIGADLSPQGPARREALARMRIVTENPSVLARSLELQSRMAEELSVLVAEHLGVEAETSLEAQVVAGAAIAAVRAAAHVWWATEGDRDFAELLGEAYDLLTTGVDLPGGPPTR from the coding sequence ATGCGGACCGCGAGTGACATACGCAACACCGCCGGGTTGCGGGAGCGGAACCGCGAGCGGAACCGGGCCGAGCTCGCCGCCGCCGCCCTGCAGCTGTTCACCGAGCGCGGCTTCGACGAGGTGACCGTCGACGACATCGCCGAGGCCGCGGGCGTGTCCCGCCGGACGTTCTTTCGCTACTTCGAGTCCAAGGAGGACGCCGTCCTCCCCTACGAGGAGGAGCGGATCGATCAGCTGCGCGAGGCCCTCGCCCAACGACCGGCCCACGAGACGGTGCTGGCCACGATCCGGCGCGTCACCACCGCCATCGGGGCGGACCTGAGCCCGCAGGGCCCCGCTCGCCGCGAAGCACTGGCTCGCATGCGGATCGTGACCGAGAACCCGTCGGTGCTGGCTCGCAGCCTCGAGCTGCAGAGCCGGATGGCCGAGGAGCTCTCCGTGCTCGTGGCCGAACACCTCGGGGTCGAGGCCGAGACCAGCCTCGAGGCCCAGGTCGTGGCCGGGGCCGCCATCGCCGCCGTGCGCGCCGCCGCCCATGTGTGGTGGGCGACCGAGGGCGACCGGGACTTCGCCGAGCTCCTCGGCGAGGCCTACGACCTGTTGACCACCGGCGTCGACCTCCCCGGGGGGCCGCCCACGCGCTGA
- a CDS encoding ABC transporter substrate-binding protein — protein sequence MRRNSWRLLAVLMTLGLVAAACGGGDRADEGGDDSSPSTSSDVVEDGPSGGFGDLESPCGPAEDGVELTDQGDFVTAETITIGYGDDAGYQAAPGLNAQMSDAVVALMDWCNEQGGINGRQVTGEYYDAKILEANNVMIEACDQVFMLVGQGWAFDGAAEQTRVGCGLPQVPGYTVSATAAHGPLTYVAVPNPVDVTPAGHLALMAEQYPDRVTKAAALYADYPAQIEVMDKIEAVAPDYGWEFVPDCEQTYPIGGVAQWAPYVQKLKECGAGIVYWVGSPLPMFQNLLEAAAQADLDMVYLSDANQYEENFALANTAGYADTVHMRMAFTPFEQADQNEATQQYLDLLEASGGTPSLLGAQATSAFLLWATAADACGAELTRQCVLDELATVTAWTGGGLHAESNPGENMPPECVMVLGMEGTSFVQALPEEQGEFSCDPSYVAEVQGIDALTAADLGPDRISQAFTTG from the coding sequence ATGCGTAGGAACAGTTGGCGGCTGCTCGCCGTGCTGATGACGCTCGGCCTGGTGGCCGCCGCGTGCGGTGGAGGCGACCGGGCCGACGAGGGAGGGGACGACAGCTCCCCCTCGACCTCGTCCGACGTGGTCGAGGACGGACCCAGCGGCGGCTTCGGCGACCTCGAGTCGCCGTGCGGTCCCGCCGAGGACGGCGTCGAGCTCACCGACCAGGGCGACTTCGTCACCGCCGAGACGATCACCATCGGCTACGGCGACGACGCCGGCTACCAGGCCGCCCCCGGCCTGAACGCCCAGATGTCCGACGCCGTCGTCGCCCTCATGGACTGGTGCAACGAGCAGGGCGGCATCAACGGTCGACAGGTCACGGGCGAGTACTACGACGCCAAGATCCTCGAAGCCAACAACGTCATGATCGAGGCCTGCGACCAGGTCTTCATGCTGGTCGGCCAGGGCTGGGCCTTCGACGGTGCGGCCGAGCAGACCCGGGTGGGCTGCGGTCTGCCCCAGGTCCCCGGCTACACGGTGAGCGCCACCGCGGCCCACGGACCGCTGACCTACGTCGCCGTGCCCAACCCGGTCGACGTCACCCCGGCCGGACACCTCGCCCTCATGGCCGAGCAGTACCCCGACCGCGTCACCAAGGCCGCCGCGCTCTACGCCGACTACCCGGCCCAGATCGAGGTCATGGACAAGATCGAGGCGGTCGCCCCGGACTACGGCTGGGAGTTCGTCCCCGACTGCGAGCAGACCTACCCGATCGGCGGCGTGGCCCAGTGGGCTCCGTACGTGCAGAAGCTGAAGGAGTGCGGCGCCGGCATCGTCTACTGGGTGGGCTCGCCGCTGCCCATGTTCCAGAACCTGCTCGAGGCCGCGGCCCAGGCCGACCTCGACATGGTGTACCTGAGCGACGCCAACCAGTACGAGGAGAACTTCGCCCTGGCCAACACCGCCGGCTACGCCGACACGGTCCACATGCGCATGGCGTTCACGCCCTTCGAGCAGGCCGACCAGAACGAAGCCACCCAGCAGTACCTCGACTTGCTCGAGGCCAGCGGGGGCACGCCCTCGTTGCTCGGGGCGCAGGCGACCTCCGCCTTCCTCCTGTGGGCGACCGCGGCGGACGCCTGCGGCGCCGAGCTCACCCGCCAGTGCGTGCTCGACGAGCTGGCCACCGTCACGGCGTGGACCGGCGGTGGGCTCCACGCCGAGAGCAACCCGGGCGAGAACATGCCGCCCGAGTGCGTCATGGTGCTCGGGATGGAGGGCACCAGCTTCGTGCAGGCCCTCCCCGAGGAGCAGGGCGAGTTCTCCTGCGACCCGTCCTACGTCGCCGAGGTCCAGGGCATCGACGCCCTCACCGCCGCCGACCTGGGACCCGACCGGATCTCCCAGGCCTTCACCACCGGCTGA
- a CDS encoding fructosamine kinase family protein, with amino-acid sequence MERMLVLAVEAALSATVVASARLHGGDVAAAFRLDLGDGRRVFAKTHHDPPPGFFVTEAAGLSWLRDAGAVAVPEVLAVGDDPAHLVLEWIEEGSPGPGTDEAFGRSLAALHAAGAPCFGREDRRPTGSRSLPNDPAPSWATFYAERRLVPLAALAEEAGALPPAAVAGLHRVAARAEALLGPVEPPARLHGDLWAGNRLVDTGGRNWLIDPAAFGGHREFDLAMMRLFGGFGPRAHAAYEDVAPLADGAGERVELHQLAPLVVHAIKFGGGYVGAATSAIDRYA; translated from the coding sequence ATGGAGCGGATGCTGGTGCTCGCCGTGGAGGCCGCCCTCTCGGCGACCGTCGTGGCGTCGGCCCGGCTGCATGGCGGCGATGTCGCCGCCGCCTTCCGACTCGACCTGGGCGACGGTCGGCGCGTGTTCGCCAAGACCCACCACGACCCACCTCCCGGCTTCTTCGTCACCGAAGCCGCCGGGCTGTCCTGGTTGCGCGACGCGGGGGCGGTCGCCGTGCCCGAGGTGCTGGCCGTCGGCGACGACCCGGCCCACCTCGTGCTGGAGTGGATCGAGGAGGGCTCTCCGGGGCCCGGCACCGACGAGGCCTTCGGTCGGTCGCTGGCCGCCCTGCACGCCGCGGGCGCGCCGTGCTTCGGGCGGGAGGACCGGCGGCCGACGGGTTCGCGCTCGCTCCCCAACGATCCGGCGCCGAGCTGGGCGACCTTCTACGCCGAACGGCGCCTCGTGCCGCTCGCCGCCCTGGCCGAGGAGGCCGGTGCCCTGCCCCCGGCCGCCGTGGCCGGCCTGCACCGGGTGGCGGCGAGAGCCGAAGCGCTCCTCGGCCCGGTCGAACCTCCGGCTCGCCTGCACGGCGACCTGTGGGCCGGGAACCGCCTGGTCGACACGGGTGGCCGGAACTGGCTGATCGACCCGGCGGCGTTCGGCGGGCACCGCGAGTTCGACCTGGCCATGATGCGACTGTTCGGCGGCTTCGGCCCCCGGGCCCATGCCGCCTACGAAGACGTCGCCCCGCTGGCCGACGGTGCCGGCGAGCGGGTGGAGCTGCACCAGCTGGCCCCGCTCGTCGTGCACGCCATCAAGTTCGGGGGTGGGTACGTGGGGGCGGCCACCAGCGCCATCGACCGCTACGCCTGA
- a CDS encoding enoyl-CoA hydratase/isomerase family protein has protein sequence MSTDTTTVRVERAEPVTTLVLDRPAALNAITSEMLTELDLALEAIAEDDGTRVVVITGEGRAFSAGVDLKALGGRSLEGGMVGDVLDVPARRVIERIRRLPQIVIAAVNGHCFTGALELALGCDLIVAAEEAVFGDTHAKWGLRPTWGMSQRLPHLVGPARARQLSYTARTFTGVEAGAWGLAASVVPRADLDATVAELAATIAANSPGALAAYKDLYRVADERDLPDGLAYEAAARYPIADTEERIAGFR, from the coding sequence ATGAGCACCGACACCACCACCGTGCGCGTCGAGCGCGCCGAGCCGGTCACCACCCTGGTCCTCGACCGCCCTGCGGCGTTGAACGCCATCACCTCGGAGATGCTCACCGAGCTCGACCTGGCCCTCGAGGCGATCGCCGAGGACGACGGCACCAGGGTGGTGGTGATCACCGGGGAGGGCCGGGCGTTCAGCGCCGGTGTCGACCTCAAGGCGCTCGGCGGACGTTCGCTCGAGGGGGGCATGGTCGGCGACGTCCTCGACGTGCCCGCCCGACGGGTGATCGAACGCATCCGGCGCCTGCCCCAGATCGTGATCGCCGCCGTCAACGGCCACTGCTTCACCGGGGCGTTGGAGCTCGCCCTCGGCTGCGACCTCATCGTGGCCGCCGAGGAGGCCGTGTTCGGTGACACCCACGCCAAGTGGGGCCTGCGCCCGACCTGGGGCATGAGCCAGCGCCTCCCCCACCTGGTCGGCCCCGCCCGGGCGCGCCAGCTGTCCTACACCGCCCGCACGTTCACCGGGGTCGAGGCGGGGGCCTGGGGTCTGGCGGCCAGCGTCGTGCCCCGGGCCGACCTCGACGCCACGGTCGCCGAGCTGGCCGCCACCATCGCCGCCAACAGCCCGGGAGCGCTCGCGGCCTACAAGGACCTCTACCGGGTGGCCGACGAACGAGATCTGCCCGACGGCCTGGCCTACGAGGCCGCAGCCCGGTATCCGATCGCCGACACCGAGGAGCGCATCGCCGGTTTTCGGTGA